In Sorghum bicolor cultivar BTx623 chromosome 8, Sorghum_bicolor_NCBIv3, whole genome shotgun sequence, one genomic interval encodes:
- the LOC8074832 gene encoding ankyrin repeat and SOCS box protein 11: MAPPLVGCKLHRHRLLQAAAHGDLRRFKRIASALDGGKGRIREAVEVVVDGNGAGALHVAAAHGRTRVCAYLVEELQMDVNDTAVLSGICVMVELLLSKGADVNSLSCGGTPLHVAAMENHGAVMKILLDYNADCNKEFFILFTPLFTALRARSLNCVKHLIKAGADVMKGIHKFTPLILAAYEGLTDFYECLLEAGADPNVPDDSGLLPIEIAAFQNRRKDVEILFRVTSRIPSVHDWSVDGVLTFFKYVKSFLTDQDDPMYKMDLADLKLEGSKAYNEKDYSTAVKLYSVAIMKADSGDATLLSNRSLCFIRMGEGDKALVDAEACRALQPYWPKACFRQGAAHMLLKDYEKACDAFLDGLKLDPANDEMENALREALNSFKISRAT; the protein is encoded by the exons ATGGCGCCGCCCCTCGTCGGCTGTAAGCTGCACCGTCATCGTCTCCTCCAGGCGGCGGCCCATGGTGACCTCCGCCGCTTCAAGA ggattgcGAGCGCGCTTGACGGCGGGAAGGGCCGGATCAGGGAGGCGGTGGAGGTCGTCGTCGACGGGAACGGCGCCGGAGCACTGCACGTCGCCGCCGCACACGGGAGGACACGGGTGTGTGCTTACCTCGTAGAGGAGCTTCAGATGGATGTCAACGACACTGCCGTCCTGTCAG gAATATGTGTAATGGTAGAACTCTTGCTCTCAAAAGGAGCTGATGTTAATTCTTTGTCTTGCGGCGGGACGCCACTGCATGTTGCTGCAATGGAAAATCATGGTGCTGTTATGAAGATTTTACTAGACTACAATGCAGAC TGCAACAAAGAATTTTTCATCCTATTTACTCCTTTGTTCACTGCTCTCCGTGCTCGCTCACTGAACTGTGTCAAGCATCTGATTAAG GCTGGTGCTGATGTGATGAAGGGCATTCACAAGTTTACCCCCTTAATACTCGCTGCATATGAGGGCTTAACAGATTTTTATGAGTGTTTATTAGAGGCTGGTGCTGATCCTAACGTTCCTGATGAT TCTGGACTCCTGCCAATAGAAATTGCAGCCTTTCAAAATAGACGGAAAGATGTTGAGATCCTTTTCCGCGTAACATCTCGTATTCCGTCTGTGCATGACTGGAGTGTTGACGGTGTACTTACATTTTTCAAATATGTCAAATCGTTTCTAACAGATCAG GATGACCCTATGTACAAAATGGATCTGGCTGATTTGAAGTTAGAAGGAAGCAAGGCATACAACGAAAAAGATTATTCTACTGCAGTAAAACTCTACTCTGTG GCTATAATGAAAGCCGATTCTGGTGATGCGACATTGCTTTCGAATAGGAGCCTGTGCTTTATTAGAATGGGTGAAGGAGACAAGGCTTTGGTTGATGCTGAAGCTTGCAGGGCTCTGCAGCCTTATTGGCCAAAAGCCTGCTTCAGACAAGGGGCTGCTCATATGCTCTTGAAG GACTATGAAAAGGCATGTGATGCCTTTCTTGATGGCCTGAAGTTGGACCCGGCTAATGATGAAATGGAGAATGCACTAAG AGAAGCTTTGAACTCCTTCAAGATATCTCGTGCGACATGA